A window of Aeromicrobium sp. Root236 contains these coding sequences:
- a CDS encoding aminoglycoside phosphotransferase family protein: MLGTSGGPPVDRDSLDVALAERLVRTQFPQWVDLPVRPVDLPGWDNRTFRLGDEMSIRLPTGPWYALQVEKEQRWLPELAPQLPLPIPAPVAQGRPGEGYPYAWSVYRWIDGRPARRDRIGSLTTFATDLAGFLAALQRADATDGPGPGRHNFFRGGPLDTYESEARDAITELGDVIPGRAAHRILDEALQAEWSGVPVWFHGDVATGNLLVTDGVLSGVIDFGTSGVGDPACDVVIAWTLLDDESRAAFRHTLGVDDAMWARGRGWALWKALITYAQHRRDADPVGAADAKRVLDEIFTEHERS, encoded by the coding sequence GTGCTCGGCACCTCGGGCGGACCGCCGGTCGACCGCGACAGCCTCGACGTCGCGCTGGCCGAGCGGCTCGTACGCACCCAGTTCCCGCAGTGGGTCGACCTGCCGGTCCGGCCGGTCGACCTGCCCGGGTGGGACAACCGGACGTTCCGGCTCGGCGACGAGATGTCGATCCGCCTGCCGACCGGGCCCTGGTACGCGTTGCAGGTCGAGAAGGAGCAGCGCTGGCTGCCCGAGCTCGCCCCGCAGCTGCCACTGCCGATCCCGGCACCGGTCGCGCAGGGCCGGCCCGGCGAGGGCTATCCGTACGCCTGGTCGGTCTATCGCTGGATCGACGGCCGGCCGGCGCGCCGGGACAGGATCGGCAGCCTGACGACGTTCGCCACAGATCTCGCCGGCTTCCTCGCAGCGCTGCAACGGGCGGACGCCACAGACGGTCCCGGACCCGGTCGACACAACTTCTTCCGCGGCGGACCGCTCGACACGTACGAGAGCGAGGCCCGTGACGCGATCACGGAGCTCGGCGACGTGATCCCGGGTCGCGCGGCGCACCGCATCCTCGACGAGGCGCTGCAGGCCGAGTGGTCGGGCGTGCCGGTCTGGTTCCACGGCGACGTGGCGACCGGCAACCTGCTGGTCACGGACGGCGTGCTGTCGGGGGTCATCGACTTCGGCACGTCAGGCGTCGGCGACCCGGCCTGCGACGTGGTGATCGCGTGGACGCTGCTGGACGACGAGAGCCGAGCGGCCTTCCGCCATACGCTCGGCGTCGACGATGCCATGTGGGCGCGCGGACGCGGCTGGGCCCTGTGGAAGGCCCTCATCACGTACGCGCAGCACCGACGGGACGCTGACCCCGTCGGGGCAGCCGATGCCAAACGCGTTCTCGACGAGATCTTCACGGAGCACGAACGCTCCTAG
- the panB gene encoding 3-methyl-2-oxobutanoate hydroxymethyltransferase yields the protein MADATPEETAPYGSGPAAAPAAQAGSTQIRKIRTHHLLQMKERGEKWAMLTAYDQYAAATFDEAGIPVMLVGDSASNNVFANETSLPVTVDELIPLVRAVTRSTTRALIVADLPFGSYQRSPEQAFDTAVRFMKEANAHAVKLEGGLAMVPQVKLLTDAGIPVMAHIGFTPQAEHNLGGYRVQGRGDAAEQLIAEAKALEEAGAFAVVMEMVPAPVAAEVTKALRIPTVGIGAGIDCDAQVLVWQDMMGLRTGKAPRFVKRYADLHGVMLEAAKAYADDVANGAFPAAEHSFES from the coding sequence ATGGCTGACGCCACCCCTGAAGAGACCGCGCCCTACGGCTCCGGACCCGCCGCAGCACCCGCTGCCCAGGCCGGAAGCACCCAGATCCGCAAGATCCGCACCCACCATCTCCTGCAGATGAAGGAGCGCGGCGAGAAGTGGGCGATGCTCACGGCGTACGACCAGTACGCCGCAGCGACGTTCGACGAGGCCGGCATCCCCGTGATGCTCGTCGGTGACTCCGCGAGCAACAACGTGTTCGCCAACGAGACCTCGCTGCCGGTGACGGTCGACGAGCTCATCCCCCTCGTCCGCGCGGTCACCCGCTCGACGACCCGTGCGCTGATCGTCGCCGACCTGCCGTTCGGGTCCTACCAGCGCTCCCCCGAGCAGGCCTTCGACACAGCTGTCCGCTTCATGAAGGAGGCGAACGCGCACGCGGTCAAGCTCGAGGGCGGGCTGGCGATGGTGCCGCAGGTCAAGCTGCTCACCGACGCCGGCATCCCCGTCATGGCGCACATCGGCTTCACACCTCAGGCCGAGCACAACCTCGGCGGCTATCGCGTGCAGGGCCGCGGCGACGCCGCCGAGCAGCTCATCGCCGAGGCCAAGGCGCTCGAGGAGGCCGGCGCCTTCGCGGTCGTCATGGAGATGGTCCCGGCGCCGGTCGCCGCCGAGGTCACCAAGGCGCTGCGCATCCCGACCGTCGGCATCGGTGCCGGCATCGACTGTGATGCCCAGGTGCTGGTGTGGCAGGACATGATGGGCCTGCGCACGGGCAAGGCACCCAGGTTCGTCAAGCGCTACGCCGACCTGCACGGCGTCATGCTCGAGGCCGCCAAGGCGTACGCCGACGACGTGGCCAACGGCGCGTTCCCCGCAGCTGAGCACTCGTTCGAGAGCTGA
- a CDS encoding NAD+ synthase: MRLALAQVNATVGDLAANADLVVDYCKEAVSRGVHLVVFPEMMLTGYPIEDLAMRASLIKASRAAAEDLAVRLKDEGCGDLVAMVGFLDQAQHVTEQVGIPKNAPTNSVAVMHGGEIVARQAKHHLWNYGVGDEIRNFVAGDTINIVQIGGVDVALAICEDLWRDGPSAAAKAADAALLVVPNGSPYEADKDDVRLELCARRAAEGECVLAYVNLVGGQDELVFDGDSIVVDASGTVLGRSGQFEPELLVVDLDLPAATPAMPDADERFGGLAIKRTIVSSDPFEAYEPLPTVTNERMPRLEEIWTALVVGLRDYVRKNGFQSVLFGMSGGIDSTLVAAIAVDALGPENVFGVSNPSAWSSEHSKSDAAEQARRTGLTLDTVPIAPIFDAYQDALHLDGLAEENLQARIRAVIWMGLSNQHGHLVLACGNKSELATGYSTIYGDAVGAYAPIKDVPKTLVWELAKWRNQAASERGETPPIPEDTITKQPSAELRPGQYDSDSLPPYDLLDAVLDAYVERDLGSADVIAEGFDPALVERVITLVDRAEYKRRQYPPGPKVSRRNFGRDRRVPITHRWREKL, translated from the coding sequence ATGCGTCTCGCCCTTGCCCAGGTCAACGCCACGGTCGGCGATCTGGCCGCCAATGCCGACCTCGTCGTCGACTACTGCAAGGAGGCCGTCTCCCGGGGCGTCCACCTCGTGGTGTTCCCGGAGATGATGCTGACGGGCTACCCGATCGAGGATCTCGCGATGCGGGCCTCTCTCATCAAGGCGTCGCGTGCCGCCGCCGAGGACCTCGCCGTACGCCTGAAGGACGAGGGCTGCGGCGATCTCGTCGCGATGGTCGGCTTCCTCGACCAGGCGCAGCACGTGACCGAGCAGGTCGGCATCCCCAAGAACGCCCCCACCAACTCCGTCGCGGTCATGCACGGCGGCGAGATCGTCGCGCGCCAGGCCAAGCACCACCTCTGGAACTACGGCGTCGGCGACGAGATCCGCAACTTCGTCGCCGGTGACACGATCAACATCGTCCAGATCGGCGGTGTCGACGTCGCGCTCGCGATCTGCGAGGACCTCTGGCGCGACGGTCCGTCCGCTGCGGCCAAGGCGGCCGACGCGGCGCTGCTCGTCGTGCCCAACGGCTCGCCCTACGAAGCCGACAAGGACGACGTACGCCTGGAGCTCTGCGCCCGCCGCGCCGCCGAGGGCGAGTGTGTGCTGGCGTACGTCAACCTCGTCGGTGGCCAGGACGAGCTGGTCTTCGACGGCGACTCGATCGTGGTGGACGCCTCCGGCACGGTGCTCGGCCGCTCCGGTCAGTTCGAGCCCGAGCTGCTCGTGGTCGACCTCGACCTGCCCGCCGCGACCCCGGCCATGCCCGACGCCGACGAGCGCTTCGGCGGCCTCGCCATCAAACGTACGATCGTCAGCTCCGATCCGTTCGAGGCGTACGAGCCGCTGCCGACGGTGACCAACGAGCGCATGCCGCGCCTCGAGGAGATCTGGACCGCCCTCGTGGTCGGGCTGCGCGACTACGTGCGCAAGAACGGGTTCCAGTCCGTCCTGTTCGGCATGTCCGGCGGCATCGACTCCACCCTCGTCGCCGCGATCGCCGTCGACGCGCTCGGGCCCGAGAACGTCTTCGGCGTCTCGAACCCCAGCGCCTGGTCGAGCGAGCACTCCAAGTCGGACGCCGCCGAGCAGGCCCGCAGGACGGGCCTGACGCTCGACACCGTCCCGATCGCACCGATCTTCGACGCCTATCAGGACGCCCTGCACCTCGACGGGCTCGCCGAGGAGAACCTGCAGGCCCGCATCCGCGCCGTCATCTGGATGGGCCTGTCCAACCAGCACGGCCACCTGGTGCTGGCCTGCGGCAACAAGTCGGAGCTCGCGACCGGCTACTCCACGATCTACGGCGACGCCGTCGGCGCGTACGCCCCGATCAAGGACGTGCCCAAGACGTTGGTCTGGGAGCTCGCGAAGTGGCGCAACCAGGCCGCCTCCGAGCGCGGTGAGACCCCGCCGATCCCCGAGGACACGATCACCAAGCAGCCCTCGGCCGAGCTGCGACCGGGCCAGTACGACTCGGACTCGCTGCCGCCCTACGACCTGCTCGACGCGGTCCTCGATGCGTACGTCGAGCGGGATCTCGGGTCCGCCGACGTCATCGCCGAGGGCTTCGACCCCGCCTTGGTCGAGCGGGTCATCACGTTGGTCGACCGCGCGGAGTACAAGCGCCGGCAGTACCCGCCGGGCCCCAAGGTGTCGCGCCGCAACTTCGGCCGCGATCGCCGCGTGCCGATCACCCACCGCTGGCGCGAGAAGCTGTAA
- a CDS encoding transcriptional regulator, producing MPESDDGFLLDRLIHEPGRLAILTVLSSVADADFVFLQRTTGLTKGNLSSHLTKLEDAGLVTVEKRFVRKKPNTNVALTKDGAERVARHWDQLERLRALSQRDETLP from the coding sequence GTGCCGGAGTCTGACGACGGCTTCCTGTTGGACCGGCTGATCCACGAGCCGGGCCGCCTGGCGATCCTGACCGTGCTCTCCTCGGTCGCCGACGCCGACTTCGTGTTCCTGCAGCGGACGACGGGACTCACGAAGGGCAATCTCTCGAGCCACCTGACCAAGCTCGAGGACGCTGGTCTCGTGACGGTCGAGAAGCGCTTCGTCCGCAAGAAGCCCAACACCAACGTCGCACTCACCAAGGACGGTGCCGAGCGGGTCGCGCGGCACTGGGACCAGCTCGAACGGCTGAGGGCGCTGTCCCAGCGCGACGAAACATTGCCGTAA
- a CDS encoding glutamine synthetase family protein, which yields MGKQEDFVLRALEERDVRFVRLWFTDVLGSLKSVAIAPAELEGAFAEGIGFDGSAIEGFARVHESDMLAMPDPSTFQILPWRGETPATARMFCDILMPDGTPSYADPRHVLKRTLQKAAEAGFTFYTHPEIEFYLFKGKPGLGEQPVPVDDSGYFDHTAQGGGQDFRREVITMLENMGISVEFSHHEGGPGQQEIDLRYADALSTADNIMTFRTVVREVALSQDKWASFMPKPFTAHPGSGMHTHVSLFEGDENAFYEAGAEYQLSQTGRAFIAGVLEHTPEITAVTNQWVNSYKRLAGGGEAPNYVCWGHNNRSALIRVPMYKPHKGGSARVEHRGIDSGCNPYLAFALVLAAGLKGIEGKYELPAEAEDNVWGLSENERKAMGIAPLPRNLDEAIRTMESSELVAETLGEHVFDFFLRNKRAEWQDYRSQVTQFELDRLMPMV from the coding sequence ATGGGAAAACAGGAAGACTTCGTGCTGCGCGCTCTCGAGGAGCGTGACGTCCGGTTCGTACGGCTGTGGTTCACCGACGTGCTCGGCTCGCTGAAGTCTGTCGCCATCGCACCGGCCGAGCTCGAAGGCGCCTTCGCCGAGGGCATCGGCTTCGACGGCTCGGCGATCGAGGGCTTCGCCCGCGTGCACGAGTCCGACATGCTCGCGATGCCTGACCCGTCGACGTTCCAGATCCTCCCGTGGCGCGGCGAGACGCCGGCGACGGCGCGCATGTTCTGCGACATCCTCATGCCCGACGGCACGCCGTCGTACGCCGATCCGCGGCACGTGCTCAAGCGGACGCTGCAGAAGGCGGCCGAGGCGGGCTTCACGTTCTACACGCACCCCGAGATCGAGTTCTACCTGTTCAAGGGCAAGCCCGGCCTCGGCGAGCAGCCCGTCCCCGTCGACGACAGCGGCTACTTCGACCACACCGCCCAGGGCGGCGGCCAGGACTTCCGCCGCGAGGTCATCACGATGCTCGAGAACATGGGCATCTCGGTGGAGTTCAGCCACCACGAGGGCGGACCCGGCCAGCAGGAGATCGACCTCCGCTACGCCGACGCGCTCTCCACGGCCGACAACATCATGACGTTCCGCACGGTCGTCCGTGAGGTGGCACTGAGCCAGGACAAGTGGGCGTCGTTCATGCCGAAGCCGTTCACGGCGCACCCGGGCTCGGGCATGCACACGCACGTCTCGCTGTTCGAGGGCGACGAGAACGCCTTCTACGAGGCCGGTGCGGAGTACCAGCTGTCGCAGACCGGTCGCGCGTTCATCGCCGGCGTGCTCGAGCACACCCCCGAGATCACCGCGGTGACGAACCAATGGGTCAACTCCTACAAGCGCCTGGCCGGCGGGGGAGAGGCACCCAACTACGTGTGCTGGGGCCACAACAACCGCTCGGCGCTCATCCGCGTGCCGATGTACAAGCCGCACAAGGGTGGCTCGGCGCGCGTGGAGCACCGAGGCATCGACTCCGGCTGCAACCCCTACCTCGCATTCGCGCTCGTGCTGGCCGCTGGTCTCAAGGGCATCGAGGGCAAGTACGAGCTGCCGGCCGAGGCCGAGGACAACGTCTGGGGCCTCAGCGAGAACGAGCGCAAGGCGATGGGCATCGCCCCGTTGCCGCGCAACCTCGACGAGGCGATCCGCACGATGGAGAGCAGTGAGCTCGTCGCCGAGACGCTCGGTGAGCACGTCTTCGACTTCTTCCTGCGCAACAAGCGGGCGGAGTGGCAGGACTACCGGTCCCAGGTCACCCAGTTCGAGCTCGACCGCCT